The Cryobacterium sp. SO1 genomic sequence CAGGACGGAAACGCGAGTCTCCGTGTCGGGGATCAGAGGATGGTCGGGAACGGACATGACCGAGACTTTAGCATCCAGATTTACCACGCGGCCTTTCCTCGTCAAAGGTCATCGATCTGGGCCATGAAAAAATGGCAGACGATGAGTGCCGGAATGTGTGCCAACAGGCGTTCCCCCTGCGTGGCGACCAGAAGATCTTTCGCCGGCACAGCATCATGCAGGCTGGTTTCGCTGTGAATCGCAGTGGTAAGTAGTGCCCCTAGCAGCCAAAGCGCGCCGCATCTTGAGTCGCGGCGATTTCATGCGTCCACGGTACGAGCCAGCTGCCGGAACTACTGTCGAAGCGTCATCTGTGCACCCACACATGCCGACTGCGACGGCAATCGCGATCGCCATCAGTGCAGGTCGATTCGGACTCATAATGAGATTCTATGGGCGACGAGTAACCCCACCCCGAGACGGTAGGCGATCGTTACGGGGCTCGACCGCACTTCGAATCTTGCCGGGCAGCAATCGATGCACCTGGCCCGATTCCCTCCCGGCACGCCCCAAACAGAGTTCGATTAAAACCGAATTGGCAAGCGCTCTCTCCGATGTGCAGGGAGGGCGAACGGCCAACAGCGAGTGAGCCGCGCACGTCGATTTCGCCAGCACTTCCGCCTTGGCGAGGAAGGCAGGCCTATGAGCTGGTGGTCGTGTCTTCGTTCGAAACGAGCACTTTGATGACGGATGCCACTGCAAGGGCCGTTCCGACCAGCAAGCCGCCCCAGCCAAGGAATTGCTCAATCAGCGTCGGGGAAGTACCCAGCTCATCCACGCGGATTCCCGTGTTCACAAGGAAAATAGCCGCGCTCAACGCGACCAGAACTCCGACGATCAAACCAATGATGCTGCCTCTTTTGCTGCGCATGTGATGATCCAATCAATTTCCGCGACTCTATCGTCTCGAACACGGGAGTCGCGTTGTCTTCGCACTCAGGGTTCCGCTACTGCTCGGCCGTGATGAGCAACCTCAGCAGGTCATCGGAGAGTGACACGTGGCGCACCCGGAGAATTCCACCTGAAGAGGGTCAGATGCCACAGCCCTGGGCGTTTGCGCGAAGGATCGACGAGGCCATTCGCTCCAAGGGCTTCCAACCGCCGGCGGACCTGCCACGAAGAGGGTTCGCCTCCGGTTTTCACGATGTCCTGCCAGGGCGCGACTGCGTCCGCAAGGTCGATACCGGCTGCGAGGAGGACTGCCGGGTCGCGCAAATCGACGATGCTATGGGCCTCCACGCGAAATTCCAGCAAGACGAGCTCGGCGACACGACCTTGGGTATGAGCGATCATCGCCGCGTCGACTCCCTGAGGAGATGAGCTCAGGTACAGCGTCGGTTGAGACGGTTCCGAGTACCTGCCTGCAAGGCGCGAACCCAGAATTGCCGTGTCCTGGTGTGAGGGATCTACGGCGCGATAGAACGAGCCGGAAATGCTGGACCAGACATCGCCAACTTGTACCACCGAGGGTTCACCCCACACTGATTCGCTCCCCACGACAGCCCACCGCCTATCCTGCGCTATTCAAGACCATCAGCTTGTGCGGGTCTGGGGCCGACACGAATCCCACTTGTTCGTAGAGGCCGTGAGCGTCGAGCGTCGAAAGAAGCACTCGTTTGAGTTGCATCGGCGTCAACCTGTCCACCACCGCTTGAGCGAGCAACCGGCCGAGACCGCGGCCTCGGAACTCACGGTCAACGTACACGTCGCATAGCCAAGCAAACGTCGCATGGTCGGTGACAACCCGGGCGTACCCGCACAGGACACCCGTGCCGCTGAAGAGGCCAAAATTCAACGAGCCCTCGGCCGAGCGCTCAACGGTTTCCAAGGACCGCCCGAGCGCCCAGAACGCATCGGTAGAAAGCCAGCGGTGAACCGTGAGCAGGTCGATTCGGCTCAGGTCGGTGTCAACGGAGAAGTCGTCTTTCACGGGCATAACTCCACGATAACTGTCATCCAACGGGCGTCCGCAAGACAACTCGCAGCGACTCGACGCGTGCGCTCTGCTTGTCTAACAACCGCGTCGCTGCTGACGGTCCCGTTGGAGGTTCATCTCCCGGAACGAAATCAAGCGGCCGAGCCGGCAAGACGATGCAATTACTGGAGGGAGAATTCCCGCGTGGCCAAGGAGTGCCGAAGGCCCACACGCACGGCAGGCCATTCACTGGCCGTAATAGAGAAAATGACGGTGTCGCGGAGTGCACCGTCCGGTCCAACTGAGTGACTGCGCAGCACTCCATCTTCCTTTGCGCCCAAAGCAGCTATTGCCTTTCGTGATTGGCGGTTGTGCCAGTGAGTGCGAAACTCGACGGCAATGCAGTCCAAAACGTCGAAAGCGTACGTCAGTTGGAGGAGCTTGGCCTCTCGGTTCGCGCCCGTACCTTGAGCGCTTCTCGCCAGCCAAGTGGAGCCGATTTCTAATCGCGGCGCATCGGTGCTCGGGTTCATAAAGGTCGTCATGCCGACGATCCGCCCTGTTGACGCGAGCCGAGTGGCCCATGGCAGCATTTTTCCCTGCTCGTGGAGGCCGAGTCGGCGTTCAACCTCCGCGGTCATCGCCTCGGGGTGCGGTATTGATGTGTACCAAGCACGCCAGAGTTCTCCTTCGTTCGCAGCTTCACGAAGCTCGGCTACGTGATCGAAAGACAGGGGCTCAAGGGTTACGAGCGATCCTGAGAGCGTGGGCGATTCTGATAGATGCATGGTCCGACACTATGGCAGCCGGAAACCTAGTGCGTTTCGGTCGGCATGCGTCGCACCAGGGGCTGAACCCGGAGGAGGTTCCTCGGTGGCACCGAATCGCTGGCGCTGGAGCTAGCCGAGGAACGCCCCCTATGGGCGCCCGGTGATGTGCGATGCTGTGCGAAATGGATGTCATTACTGAACGTTTGGTTCTTCACGCTCTCTCTTCCGTTGAGGCTGAGCGGATTGTCAACCGGGCGCCCAACGAGGATGACCTGTGGCACGAGGATTATCCGCTCGAAGACGAGCTTGATCCATTGCGGAGTCTGGCGGATTCACTCGACGCCCACCCTGCCTTCACTCTGTACATGATTCAACGGGTCGAGGACCGGCGCGCAATTGGCGGCATCGGCTTCTTCGGTGCACCGGGTGCAGACGGAGTGGTCGAACTGGGCTACGGACTCGTCCAACCCATGCGAGGACTTGGCCTGGCGACGGAAGCATTACTGGCGGCGATCACCATTGCCGCGACCTACGGCGCACTGCGAGTCAAAGCAGACACTGCGGTCGACAACATCGCCTCCCAGCGCGTACTCGCCAAAGCAGGGTTCCTCGAAACTTCCCGGTCAAGTGCGGACATCTATTACGCGCTCGAGCTGAGGCGCGAAACGCAGATTTGACCGGAGGAGACGCTAGCCGTTCGATCGAACAAGCGCGCTAAACGTTCCCCGCCGGCCCCGTGCGACGGGCCCAGCGAGCCGCGCCGGCGATTGTAAGCGAAGTAGCCAGACTGTTGTCATGCTCATTGATCACTGGCCCTTCGTCGGCTTGCGCCTGAATACGGATCGACTCGAGCTTCGCCTGCCCACCGATGAGGAGTTGACCGAAGTCGCGTTGGTCGCCGCCGGGGGCGTCCATCAGCGCGGTGAGCGACCCTACCTAACGCCGTGGACAGACCTATCACCACCCGAACGCACAGTGCACGTCATGCAACAGCATTGGAGCCGCCGAGGCGACTGGAGCACAGACGCGTGGACCCTCGAACTCGCTGTTTTCCAAGAGCAGCACCCCATTGGCATGGTTGCTCTGAGAGGGCGTGACTTCCCGGTCCTTCGCGAAGTCAAGACAGAATCCTGGCTCGGCCTCGACCATCACGGTAGAGGCCTGGGGACCGAGGCACGGTCCGCGCTTCTGCACCTCGCCTTCGACGGTCTCGAAGCCGACGCTGCTTTGTCCGAGGTTTTCCAAAGCAATCCAGCGTCACAGGGTGTCTCGCGAAAGCTTGGCTACAAGCACGATGGCATCTCCAGGGATGTGCTCGATGGCCGAGCTGTTACCTCCGACCGACTGCGTCTGACACGTGAGGCGTGGGAAGCGGGGCCGCGTCTCACGTGACGATGAACGGCCTCTCGCCCTGCCTGCCATTCTTCGTGTGACACCTGGCCGACGAACCTAGACAATCCCTCAGGGCCGTGACGGGTGGACGCGCCGAACTATCGGGGCTCAGGTTGTTCGCGTGGACGGGCGAGCGTTCGGGGCATTCAGTTCGCGGCCACCACGACCGGGCGCCGCTCCATTTCCCGCCAGGCTCCTCCGGACAGTGGGCTCAGCGTGACGAGCGTGTAGACGACCGCGATGATTCCGAAGGCGAGCGACAGGCCGATCGTGTCGGCGGCGATGCCGCCGAGTAGGGCGCCGAATGGCACGCCCGCCCAGGCACCGGCGTTGATCAGGCCGAACACCCGGCCGCGCATGTGTTCGGGAACGCGTTCGAGCTCCACCGTGCCGAGTATCGGGTTGATCGCCCCCGCCGCTAGGCCCGAGAGCGCGGTCATCGCGACGAGCACGGGCAGCGGCGCACCGACGGCGAAGGCAGCGCTGGACGGGCCGCCAGCCACGGCGAAGCAAACCGCCAGGGTCACGCGGCGGGGCACACGGTGAGCGACGAAGCCGAAGGCCACGTTGCCCACCAGGGCGGATCCGCCCATGACCGCAACGAGCAGACCGAGGGCGGCCGCGCCTCCCAGTCGATCGTTCGCATACAGGGGCATCAGGGTCGCGCCGCGGGCGGCGTCGAGCAGGTTGGTGACCAGGACGAGGCCGACGACCAACCGCATCAGCGGGTCGTGGATGACGAAGCGGAAGCCTTCGGCCAGGTCGGCCCAGTAGGAGGAACGGGGAGCGCTATCGCTGCTGTCGACGCTCAGCCTGACGGTGGCAGGGACGGCTGCCACGAACGCCCAGGTCAGCAGGGCTGAGACCGCGAACGTTGCCGCGTTGACGAAGAGGGCTGCGATCGGTCCCAGGATGGCGACGAGCAGGCCGGCGATCGAGGCGCCGATCAGCTTTGCGAAGCGCTCAGAGCCGTCGAGGAGCCCGACACTCTGCTCGATCCGCACGCCGGCCCTTACGGTCAAATCGGGCAGCATGACGCGCCGGGCAGTCTGTCCCGGGGTATCGAGCAGCCCGCCCGCGAACACCAGGAGGAGAAGGGCCCAGAATGGCAGCCCGACGGTCAGCGCCAGTACCGGCATGGCCAGCACGGTGGCACCACTCACGAGGTCCGCAACGATCGCCGCACTGCGGTGACCCATTCTGTCCACGACAACCCCGCCGAGCGCCCCGCCGACAACGACCGGGGCGGTAGCGAAGAAGGCCGCGATTCCCACCTCGACTCCCGACCCGCCGAGGCCGAGGACGTAGAAGGGGATGGCGAACGCTGTGATCACGTTGCCCGTTTGCGAGATTGCGTGGGCAGCCAGCAGGGCCGAGAGGGCGCCCGTTGCGCGGCGGTCGCGAGGCAGCGCCTCCTTCATGCTCTTCCTCATCGGCGGTCTGACTCAGGGACGGCGATAGGCCTGGTAGACGAGCACCACGGGCTCGGCGCCATCGGCGGTAGCCGGGTCGTGGGCAGCGCTCGCGTCGACCCACCGGTTGACCAGGGCGTCGAGCTCGGCACGCATGGTGCCCAATTCGTCGACCGTTAGACGCAGGCTGCGATCCCCGCTCGCGCCGGCCGCGACCCACTCACGAGGCAGGGTCGGTGTCGCGTCGATGTAGTCTGTGTTTTGTCAACTTGAAGCCGGCCATTTCAGCGCTAATTAACCGGCCAGTTCGGCACTGTTTCCGGCCATTTGAGCAAGGCGGCCTGAACGGCCGGTTTTTGGGCGGCCCGGGCTATTTCATGAGGGCGTGTTTCACGCGGTAGGACTCGCCGCGGAACTGCAGGAGCCGGCCGTGGTGGACGATGCGGTCGATGACGGCTGCGGCCATGTTGTCGTCGCCGAATACCGTGCCCCAACGGGAGAACTCGAGGTTTGTGGTGATGATCAAGCTTCTTTTTTCATAACCGTCCGCGATGACCTGGAACAGGAGTCGGGCACCCTCGGTATCGATCGGTAGGTAGCCAAATTCATCGATTGCGAGGAGCCGGTTTTTGGCTATGTTGGCCAGCTCCCGATCGAGGCGGCCTTCATCTTTGGCGCGGCGCAGCTGCATGACCAGTGACGAGGTGGTGAAGAAGCGTGCCGGGATTCCCTCGCGGCAGGCGGCAGCGACCAGGGCGCTGGCGAGGTGGGTTTTGCCGGTGCCGACATCGCCGTAGAGGACGAGGTCCTCGGCTCGGTCGATGAACTCCAGCGACGTCAGTTCTTCTCGGCCGTAGTCCTCGGGGAACTTGACGCTGGAGTAGTCGAAACCTGTCAGTGATTTCAGCGCTGGTAGTCGGGCGGCGCTGAGTAGTCGTTGGCGGCGTGAGGCTTGCCGGGATTCGTGCTCGGCGAGGAGCATGCCGTGCAGGTACTCACGTTGTTTCGGGGTGCCTTTCTCGGCCCATTCGGCCAGCACGGTGTTCGTCAGCGATGCCTGCCGGCCGGTCTCGATGATGTCCTGAACGGTGACGAGGCTCACGCGATCTCTCCCGTCAGCGTGTTCACGGTGGTGAAGGCGTCGGTGGTGAAGATGTCATAAACACTCAAGTCCACGTTCTCCGCCGCCGGGGCGGTCCCGTCGGCCAGGCGCCGGGCGAGCATGCCCAACGCGGCGATCTCGGGGGCGTCTCCGCGCTGGATGAGCAAGTGCGCAGCAGTGATGGCGGCGTCGAACCCGGCCGATCCCGAGGCGGCATCGACGGCGTTGAGCAGCCTTCGCCGATTAGTGGCCGTGGCTTTGTCGAGCCAGTCGCGCACCGGCTCGGGGACCAGAGGCCGCAGCTGGGAATGCCCCCAGGCTCCGGGCTTGGTCACCAGCAACGGCAGCAGTGACGCCGGTTCGAAGATCGTCTCCGTCTGCCGGCCGAAGGCGCGCGGGAAGGAGCAGACGGGCGTGGCGTGCTCGTCGAGGATCTCGACGACGTCGTGGCGTAACCCGACGGTGAGGGTGCGGCTGTGGAAGGAGGACCCGGCCGCGTAGGTGTTCCCGTCAATGAGCAGGTTCCCGGTCTTGTCGGCAGTGCGGGACTCGTAACGCACCGGGTCGAACCCGACTCCGGGCAGCGCCAGAGACGCGGCGACGTCTTGGGCGAAGAGTTCGCTGATGGGCAGTCCTTTCCGGTAGTGCGTGGCCTCAGCCAACGCCATGCACCGGGCCATCAGCACGTCGTTCAGGCCCTGCAGCGTGGCCGCCTCGGGTTCGGGGACCATCAGGTTCCGGCGGAGGAACCCGACCGCGTTTTCCACGTTGCCCTTCTCGTTGCCGGAGTACGGATTGCAGTAACGGGACTCCGATCGGTAGTGCAGTTTGAACGCGCCGAACAGTTTGGTCTCAACCACCTTGGTGCCCACGCGTCGTCCGATGCCGGTGGCGTTATCAAAGACCAAGTGCCGGGGCGCGGCGCCGATGTGGTCGAACACGGTGCGCAGTCCGTGGCAGACGCACTCGGCGGTTTCGCCACGGTAAGCCTGAACAAAGCGCATGTTCGAGAACGGGAACGTGACGACGAAGATGTGTAGGACCTGCCGGATCCCACCGATGATGGCCTCGGCCTGCCCGAAGTCGACCTGCGCAGTGCCAGCCGGCCAGACCAATTCAGTGAAGCCCTCACCAGCCTGACGGTGGAGGGCATTCCACTTCTTCACGAAACGTTGCACCGGCGAATAACTCCCGCCGAAGGCCTGCTCGGCGACCAACCGGTCAAAGACCCGTTTGGCTGTGTGGCGTTGCTTGCGCGGCCGGCGCTGGTCCTCACCCAACCACTTCTCCACGGTCGCTTCGAACCCGGTCATCGCCGAGCCAGTCGGCCGGGCCACCGGCACCGGCGGCTTCGGTGAGTAATCGTGTTGCCCGGCGTATTTGACCACCGCGTCGCGGCTGACTCCCAACCGGCGGGCGATTTCCCGGCCCGGGATTCCGTGGGAGTCGAGTGTTCTGATATTTTCTTGCACGGACATGGGTACCGTCATCTGCTTCCTGGTTCCTTCCGGCGCGACCGCTTGGCAGTAGCTACGCCGTAAGGAACCTATCTGGGGGTGGCGGGCCCATGTCTCCAGCTCACTGAAGAGGGCCTCGGCCACCGGTGATCTCAATCTCTGCGACTTCCCCAAATCCAAGGTCTGGGAGGGGAATCGACTGGCCTGATTCTTAGCGCTCTTTTGGCAGGAAACCGGCCGCTAACTTGGCAGGATTCCAGTGCTGAAACGGCCTACAAAGAGTTGATCACACACAGTAGTCGGTGAACCGGGCGGCGTAGGCCTGAGCAATCGACTTCTGCAGAACAGAAGACGCCGCCAGCTTGTCGGGGTCGTCGAGTAGATCGGCGGGCTCCCAGCTGGTCAGCAGGGTCGTGGCCTTCCACCAGCGTTCGCGGTGGTCGGTGCTCTGAGCCTCGGCGGGCTCGATCAGGGCGATGGAGGCAAGCTTGCCGAGGTGATAGCTGATGGTACCGGGAGCCTCATCAACGACGTCTCCGAGCTGGGCGGCGGTCAACGGGCCGCGTTCGCGAAGCAGGCCGAGCAGACGCAACCGGGTCGGATGCGCGAGGACCCGCATGGAGGCAGCCGAGCTGAGCGTGGTGCGTGAGGCGTCGCGGGGGGTCATACCGATGACCCTATAAGAACAACAGTTATTGCGCAACGATTGTTGCGCAATAACTGTTGTTTGATCTTTCTCCCGCTCCTAAGCTGAGTCCATGGTCAACGAGGCGGAACATGAGGGCAGGGCTCTTCGGGTCGACGGTTTGGTGAACGCACGCGATCTCGGTGGCCTCCCCCGACAAAATGGAGCACTGACTCCGAGAGGCGTTTTCTTCCGTTCCGAGAATGTCGACTGGGTTACCCCGGCGGGATGGAACCAGATGCGTGAGGCCGGCATCCGCACCATCGTCGACCTCCGCCAGGCAGGAGAACGGGCGCGGGACACCCAGCCGCGGCCCGATTGGCTGACCACTCTCACAGTCGATCTGGACGGCCTCGATGATGCCGTCTTCTGGAAGGACTTCTGGAGCAATGGGCTCAGCGGCACGGCCCTGTACTTCTTGCCGCATCTTGAGGCGATGCCCGAGCGTAGCGTCGCTGTCCTGTCCGCGTTGGCCAGCTCGCCAGAAGGAGGAGTTCTCTTCCATTGCATGGGCGGAAGAGATCGAACCGGACTCATCGCGATGCTGCTTCTGACTGCCATTGACACGGAACCGGACGCCATCGTCGACGATTATCTCGAAACAGTCAGACTGGCCCATCTTCGAGCGGCAACATCGAATCGGAACAACGCTGAACCCGAGATCGAGGCGTTGTGTCAGACCTACGGCACGACAACAGAGGGCGCATTTCGCTCAGCACTTCTCGGCCTCGACCTGGAAGGGCTCCTCGCCTCATCTGCGCTCAGCGACGTCAACAGGGCTGCCGTCACGAGCTGGCGAGGCTCCGTCTGACCCGGGTGCACGACATGACGCACTGAGCGTTCCGCTTGCGCGTGTCCATCTCGGCTTTGCCCTGCGGCGACGCCAACCAGCGATAGCGAAGAAAAGGCTCAGTCGAGCTTCTTGAGCATCTTCACCGAAGTTGTCTCGTAGCCGAGGGACTCGTAAAGCCCCCTGGCCCCGGTGTTGAATCCGAAGACGCTTAGGCCGAGAGAGTGCGCACCCTGTGTGCGTGCATATTCCTCGCCGAGCAGCATCGCCGTTCTCCCATAACCCTGGCCACGCTGGTCAGCGTTGATGAGAACGTCCCAGACCCACCACGCTCCCGGATCGGTGGTGACATCCTGCCCGATCCACAGATATCCGACTGCCTCATCAGCCTCGTTCATGACGTGAAAGACCTCATTGCCAGGGTTCTGAGTACCATCCGGGAACGAACGAGCCATGCTCTCGACCGCTATGCGCCGAGCTTCCTCGTGTGATCGGCCCTGGGCAAGCAAATCACCGACGTACTCGGCACAGCTTTGGTCGATCCACGTTAGGAAATCGCTGGTGTGGATTCGCTGAAGGGTTACGGTCATCGCTCAATTCTTCCAGGCCGAGCCGTCGGGTTGCACGGACAGAGCGGGGACGGGCAGGAGTGGCTTGAACTATTGCCATGGCTGCGCCCATGAGGTCGTTGTTGCCCTGACTGGCTCCTGATCTGTCGCGCTAAACGTTCCTGCGTGGGCCGGCTGGGATGAGTTGATTACCAAAACTCCGAAGGCAAACCTCTCAAAGTGGCGGATCACCCTGCAGGGACAGTACATCTGCCATGGCACGGGTGGCGTCATCGAACCTGTTTGGGATCTCGAAACCACCCGACCGGTGGTATCGACATGGACAATGCTAACCAAGCTTTGCAATCCGTAGGAGGAACTATGTCTCAGCAACGTCTCGGCTTCATCATTGGTGGCGCCGTCACCGCAAGCGTCGGAGTGCTTCTGCTAATCGGAGGGTTCGTCGCCTTCTCGATACTCGTTGCATCTGCCGAGGGCAGCGACTCAAGCGGGGACGGCACCTTCGCGGTGACGGCGTTTGTTATCGGCGCAGCGGCTGCCGTGATCGGGCTCGTGCTGCTCATCGCAGCGCTAATCCGCCAGCACCGCGGATGACTGCGCGCCACCGGATCTCGTCCCGAACGGTTCCGGGAACTGGGCGTGCCTAAGCCGCGACATGACACCGGACGCGCCTGTCGACGCGAGTGTCGCTGGGTTATGACGTAACTCAAACATGGGTATTCGTGAAACACCGCGGAGCATGCCGGGGAAGCGGGCCACCCAGCAATTGGTGGCCGCTTCTGAATTCCTAAAGCGGATCGCTTGTACCCATAAATTCTCAGTGGGTTGTTCGAAGATTATTCTTCAGAAGTTATGGCAGGTCTCACGGTGGGCGCCGATTTCGATGCCGATGCCGCCCTCTACGCCAATGGCACCATCGATCTGAACGAGTTCGGCCGGCGAATTCGTGCCCGTAATCGCCATGGCTAGATTCGTAGACCCGTATCTCGATAGGGCAACCGGACATGATCGGCGCTGCACGAACCATTCGCCTCCCGATGCACACCGTGGAGAAGCTCAACAAGATCAAGCGCATCCGCAGCGACCTCACCGGCACCCTGCACCACGAACCCACCCTGGCGGAGCTGGCCGAGGCCTGCCAGTCTCCGATGACCGACGTGCGGGCCTTGCTCGACTGGGACGTCGAACCAATCTCAAATCAGACTCCCCTCGGCGAGGGATTGGCCGACATCTCCGAGCTGATCATGGACGACGACCTGCCCCAGCCAGACGAATACGCGACTCAGGCCCTGCGCCGGTCTGACATCACGTTCTATCTCGACGCGCTGCCCACACGGGAGCGAACTATCTTGGAGGCCCGGTTCGGGTTACTTATGCGGATGAGCGCTCGTTGTTCGCTTCTTACGCAGCACAACGACGAGCGCTCCCCCGATGATGAGCAGGCCACCAACCGCGCCGAGTAGTCCAAGCGGCACGCTGGTCGACAGATACGCACCACCTGCGATCACGAATGCGACGCCGATCAAGGCCAGGACACCCTGGACGACTAATGTTTCGCGCATGAGCGAGCTCCTGAATCGCGAGGTTGAGTTGCACTTGAGTGACAGCCTCGCACAGGCTCATGCCGCCGGGCAGCGATTCCACGTAGACGTTCGTCCATTGCCTAGGTAGAACCGGAGTGTTTGAGCCTGGACGTCACGCGCAATGACTGCAACACTCGAGTCATGTTTCTTCGATAAGCGCGCAAATCCATGTCGACAAATCGACCTAGCCACTTGTCTGAATTGAGGAACACTGTCATGACCGGTCACGTCCCGCTGAGTGGTGGAATTTCTCAACACCGTGCGGGTCAGTGGTTCTAGTCTAGGCGGCGGCGAGTTCTGGGAGGATCACCGCCTCGTCGATGACCTCGATGGGATTGTTCATGGTGGCCAGCTCGAGCATCGAGGCCTCGGAGAAGTAGCGTCTTTCGCCGGCTTCCCACTCGTCGTGCTGCTCGATCAACACCGACCCCGCCAAGCGCAGCAGCGCGGCGGCGTTGGGGAACACGCCGACGACGTCGGTGCGGCGTTTGATCTCCTTGTTCACCCGTTCCAACGGATTAGTGGACCAGATCTGGCGCCAGTGCCGCCGCGGGAACGCGGCGAAGGCGAGCAGGTCGGGTTGCGCGTCGACGAGCATCGCGGCGACCTTCGGGTGCGACCGACTGAGCATCGTGGTGACCTCGCGGAACTGCTTCTCGATGTGCTCACGGTCGGGTTGGGCGAAGATGGTGCGGATGATCGAGGCCACCATGTCCTGGGATCCTTTCGGGATCACGGCGAGGACGTTGCGCATGAAATGGACTCGGCATCTCTGCCACCCGGCGCCTTGGAACACGGTGCTGATGGCCTTCTTGAGCCCGGTGTGGGCGTCAGACATGACCAGCTTGACCCCGTCGAGACCGCGGGTCTTGAGCGACCGTAGAAACGACGTCCAGAAGCCCTCATTCTCGCTGTCACCCACGTCGAAGCCCAGTACTTCCCGGCGGCCGTCGGCGGCGACCCCGACCGCGACGACGATGGCTTGGGACACGATCCGGTGGC encodes the following:
- a CDS encoding antitoxin VbhA family protein; amino-acid sequence: MAGLTVGADFDADAALYANGTIDLNEFGRRIRARNRHG
- a CDS encoding sigma-70 domain-containing protein encodes the protein MHTVEKLNKIKRIRSDLTGTLHHEPTLAELAEACQSPMTDVRALLDWDVEPISNQTPLGEGLADISELIMDDDLPQPDEYATQALRRSDITFYLDALPTRERTILEARFGLLMRMSARCSLLTQHNDERSPDDEQATNRAE
- a CDS encoding IS256 family transposase, whose amino-acid sequence is MALDQSALLDLLGELKLTDVTDRIRSATEKLYQELIDAEATAFIGAAPFERSGDRTTHRNGTRSRTLTTTAGDLDLKIPKLRAGSFFPALLERRRRVDQALFAVVMEAYVHGVSTRKVDDLVKALGADTGISKSEVSRICAGLDAEVAEFRDRTLAAQDFPYVFLDATYCKARVGHRIVSQAIVVAVGVAADGRREVLGFDVGDSENEGFWTSFLRSLKTRGLDGVKLVMSDAHTGLKKAISTVFQGAGWQRCRVHFMRNVLAVIPKGSQDMVASIIRTIFAQPDREHIEKQFREVTTMLSRSHPKVAAMLVDAQPDLLAFAAFPRRHWRQIWSTNPLERVNKEIKRRTDVVGVFPNAAALLRLAGSVLIEQHDEWEAGERRYFSEASMLELATMNNPIEVIDEAVILPELAAA